From the Myxococcales bacterium genome, one window contains:
- a CDS encoding DUF937 domain-containing protein: MVAAMTDVNEEKTKVAGALGDLLKGGGAADIVSKLGQHGLGDIASSWVGLGKNLPISADQISKVLGSGAIASIASKLGISTERATHSLAEVLPHAIDHMTPTGEPPAVDAEAPEPGGLMAKMFGG; this comes from the coding sequence ATGGTCGCCGCCATGACCGACGTGAACGAAGAGAAGACCAAGGTCGCGGGCGCGCTGGGCGACCTCCTCAAGGGTGGCGGCGCGGCCGACATCGTCAGCAAGCTCGGCCAGCACGGGCTCGGCGACATCGCGTCGTCGTGGGTCGGCCTGGGCAAGAACCTGCCGATCTCCGCCGATCAGATCAGCAAGGTGCTCGGCAGCGGCGCGATCGCGTCGATCGCGTCCAAGCTCGGCATCTCGACCGAGCGCGCGACCCACTCGCTGGCCGAGGTGCTGCCGCACGCGATCGATCACATGACGCCCACCGGCGAGCCGCCGGCGGTCGACGCCGAGGCGCCCGAGCCCGGCGGGCTGATGGCGAAGATGTTCGGCGGCTGA
- a CDS encoding transglycosylase domain-containing protein — MTPVVIGNRRRGGGWWRLALVVIAWLAIAAPTVGALWAITTVRGWARTLPPVPDLAAWRARAPATSTILARDGTVLTELPFDDGGVVGRRRLVALAEVPPVLIQAVLAAEDVRFYRHHGVDYAAVARAAWINWRAGRTVEGASTITQQVARNLVPEIGRARSAERKVREALVARQLERRWPKDTILESYLNFVFLGSGAYGVAAGAEDYFGKALAAVTVDEAALLAGLIQAPTRLDPRRDPTAARARRDEVLARMRRAGFIDEATRADAAARPLALAPAGPPAVRAPWYADHVRRLLEESIPLEVAQGGLEVETAALPALAARVDATLAATTAAWADDVDVPEAAAIAWDHRSGYVLAVAGGRAWQLGGFDRLTQACRQPGSAWKPIVYAAALERGALTEGTALRDAPIAEYDEATAVHWKPRSGARFRGVAVAADALAYSLNTSAIDVLDRVGAPAVIDLARRLGVTTAISELRPMALGASCVIPLELARAYAIVARDGWDVAVRVIVRVRHGDQVLFDAAAPDDPWLDPARRLDRLAAVAGLDPAVRAGATRGRIVDERTAFLVRDLLVGVVTRGTARAARALGRPAAGKTGTTNHNSDTWFVGLTADTTAAVWIGHDDPARSLGRGADGAHVALPAWMEIVRAVEGARPPAPVPGPPPVGLARVRIDRETGLLAAPGGGGALDLWFAPGTAPTERAGTITGAGVDFGRAARQF; from the coding sequence ATGACCCCGGTCGTCATCGGCAACCGTCGACGAGGCGGCGGCTGGTGGCGGCTCGCGCTGGTGGTGATCGCGTGGCTGGCGATCGCGGCGCCGACGGTCGGCGCGCTGTGGGCGATCACGACCGTGCGCGGGTGGGCGCGGACGCTGCCGCCGGTGCCGGACCTCGCGGCGTGGCGGGCCCGCGCGCCGGCGACGTCGACGATCCTGGCCCGGGACGGCACGGTCCTGACCGAGCTGCCGTTCGACGACGGCGGCGTGGTCGGGCGGCGGCGGCTGGTGGCCCTGGCCGAGGTGCCGCCGGTGCTGATCCAGGCGGTGCTCGCGGCCGAGGACGTGCGCTTCTATCGGCACCACGGCGTCGACTACGCCGCGGTGGCGCGCGCGGCGTGGATCAACTGGCGCGCCGGGCGCACCGTCGAGGGCGCGTCGACGATCACCCAGCAGGTCGCGCGCAACCTGGTGCCGGAGATCGGCCGGGCCCGCTCGGCCGAGCGCAAGGTCCGCGAGGCGCTGGTGGCGCGGCAGCTCGAGCGCCGCTGGCCCAAGGACACGATCCTCGAGTCGTACCTGAACTTCGTGTTCCTCGGCAGCGGCGCGTACGGGGTCGCGGCCGGCGCCGAGGACTACTTCGGCAAGGCGCTGGCGGCGGTCACCGTCGACGAGGCCGCGCTCCTGGCCGGGCTGATCCAGGCGCCGACGCGGCTCGATCCGCGCCGCGATCCGACCGCGGCGCGGGCCCGGCGCGACGAGGTGCTGGCGCGCATGCGGCGGGCCGGGTTCATCGACGAGGCGACCCGGGCCGACGCGGCGGCGCGGCCGCTGGCGCTGGCGCCGGCCGGGCCGCCCGCGGTCCGCGCGCCCTGGTACGCCGACCACGTGCGGCGGTTGCTCGAGGAGTCGATCCCGCTCGAGGTCGCGCAGGGTGGGCTCGAGGTCGAGACCGCGGCCCTGCCGGCGCTGGCGGCGCGGGTCGACGCGACGCTGGCGGCGACGACCGCGGCCTGGGCCGACGACGTCGACGTGCCCGAGGCGGCGGCGATCGCCTGGGATCATCGCAGCGGCTACGTGCTCGCGGTCGCCGGCGGCCGGGCCTGGCAGCTCGGCGGGTTCGATCGCCTGACCCAGGCATGTCGCCAGCCGGGCTCGGCCTGGAAGCCGATCGTCTACGCGGCGGCGCTCGAGCGCGGCGCGCTGACCGAGGGCACGGCGCTGCGCGACGCGCCGATCGCCGAGTACGACGAGGCCACCGCGGTCCACTGGAAGCCGCGCTCGGGCGCGCGCTTCCGCGGCGTGGCGGTCGCGGCCGACGCGCTCGCCTACTCGCTCAACACCTCCGCGATCGACGTGCTCGACCGCGTCGGCGCGCCGGCGGTGATCGACCTGGCGCGCCGGCTCGGCGTCACGACCGCGATCTCCGAGCTGCGGCCGATGGCGCTGGGCGCGTCGTGCGTGATCCCGCTCGAGCTGGCGCGCGCGTACGCGATCGTTGCCCGCGACGGCTGGGACGTGGCGGTGCGGGTGATCGTGCGCGTGCGCCACGGCGACCAGGTGCTGTTCGACGCGGCCGCGCCCGACGATCCCTGGCTCGACCCGGCCCGGCGGCTCGATCGCCTGGCGGCGGTGGCCGGCCTCGATCCCGCGGTCCGCGCCGGCGCCACCCGCGGCCGCATCGTCGACGAGCGCACCGCGTTCCTCGTGCGCGATCTGCTGGTGGGCGTGGTGACGCGCGGCACCGCACGCGCCGCGCGCGCGCTGGGGCGCCCGGCCGCGGGCAAGACCGGCACCACCAACCACAACAGCGACACCTGGTTCGTCGGGCTGACCGCGGACACCACCGCCGCGGTGTGGATCGGCCACGACGATCCCGCGCGCTCGCTCGGGCGCGGCGCCGACGGCGCCCACGTCGCGTTGCCGGCGTGGATGGAGATCGTGCGCGCGGTCGAGGGCGCGCGACCACCGGCGCCGGTGCCCGGGCCGCCGCCGGTCGGGCTGGCGCGCGTCCGGATCGATCGCGAGACCGGGCTCCTGGCCGCGCCCGGCGGCGGCGGCGCGCTCGACCTGTGGTTCGCGCCCGGGACCGCGCCGACCGAGCGCGCCGGCACGATCACCGGCGCCGGCGTCGACTTCGGCCGCGCCGCGCGGCAGTTCTGA
- a CDS encoding DUF3575 domain-containing protein, which yields MRISVVLGALVVGPALAAAQAPHEPPPASYRPPPEETEPGRPQAPVPERPYALTVSPLHLLFPILEVTGEYRLGPRLGVAGTLGAGRITATSAAGQDLSFTAAELGGSVRYYVVGSFRQGVQLGAEVMYLLVKLGDNPDGVQAAGDGLSVGPFVGYKWTARGGFTVEAQLGIAITAIEAHATDGASTATEEQSRVRPLVNLNLGWSF from the coding sequence ATGCGGATCTCGGTCGTCCTCGGCGCCCTCGTCGTCGGTCCCGCCCTCGCCGCCGCCCAGGCGCCGCACGAACCGCCGCCCGCGTCGTACCGACCGCCGCCCGAGGAGACCGAGCCTGGGCGCCCGCAAGCGCCGGTGCCCGAGCGCCCCTACGCGCTCACCGTGTCGCCCTTGCACCTGCTGTTCCCGATCCTCGAGGTCACCGGCGAGTACCGGCTCGGGCCGAGGCTCGGCGTCGCCGGCACGCTCGGCGCCGGGCGGATCACCGCGACGTCCGCGGCCGGCCAGGACCTGTCGTTCACCGCCGCCGAGCTCGGCGGCAGCGTCCGGTACTACGTCGTCGGCTCGTTCCGCCAGGGCGTGCAGCTCGGCGCCGAGGTCATGTACCTGCTGGTCAAGCTCGGCGACAACCCCGACGGGGTCCAGGCCGCCGGCGACGGCCTCAGCGTCGGCCCGTTCGTCGGCTACAAGTGGACCGCGCGCGGCGGCTTCACCGTCGAGGCCCAGCTCGGCATCGCGATCACCGCGATCGAGGCCCACGCGACCGACGGCGCCTCGACCGCGACCGAGGAGCAGAGCCGGGTGCGCCCGCTGGTCAACCTCAACCTCGGCTGGAGCTTCTGA
- a CDS encoding PilZ domain-containing protein, with protein sequence MRVVLRLDSPSEWIKVFDPRDGTLAVEVSPRAVLGDTLRIDLLCGEGGPRVILRGQVIGHRGDEVALVGLGPAEREKVNYMNGFVRGGLLNLRENRRIPVRLAVTYGGLKGPVKTHTRDINDRGVFVTTDEPLPEDAEVHLIITIPGQAEPLSVVGRVTHTVVPEDEDVAGMGIVFRSSAADAELITTTIDALEQAFLAGTLPEDTLA encoded by the coding sequence GTGCGCGTCGTCCTGCGGCTGGACTCGCCGTCCGAGTGGATCAAGGTGTTCGATCCGCGCGACGGCACGCTCGCGGTCGAGGTGTCGCCGCGGGCGGTGCTCGGCGACACGCTGCGCATCGATCTCCTGTGCGGCGAGGGCGGGCCCCGCGTGATCCTGCGCGGCCAGGTGATCGGGCACCGCGGCGACGAGGTGGCGCTGGTCGGGCTGGGCCCCGCCGAGCGCGAGAAGGTCAACTACATGAACGGGTTCGTCCGCGGCGGGTTGCTCAACCTGCGCGAGAACCGGCGCATCCCGGTGCGCCTGGCCGTCACCTACGGCGGGCTCAAGGGCCCGGTGAAGACCCACACCCGCGACATCAACGATCGCGGCGTGTTCGTCACCACCGACGAGCCGCTGCCCGAGGACGCCGAGGTGCACCTGATCATCACGATCCCGGGGCAGGCCGAGCCGCTGTCGGTGGTCGGGCGGGTCACGCACACGGTCGTGCCCGAGGATGAAGACGTCGCGGGCATGGGCATCGTGTTCCGATCGAGCGCGGCCGACGCCGAGCTGATCACCACGACCATCGACGCGCTCGAGCAGGCGTTCCTCGCCGGCACGCTGCCGGAAGACACGCTGGCGTAG
- a CDS encoding PspA/IM30 family protein — protein sequence MGIFSRLGTLIKSNINDLITKAEDPEKMLTQVLLEMQQQLADAKKAVAVAIADEKKLQKQTVAEQDKAKEWERKAMVAVRGGDDGLARQALARKQEHENVAGQFQTQWVAQKQAVEKLKDALRLLNNKIEEAKRKKNILIARKKRAEAQQQIANTMQGLGDTSAFDTFDRMADRIALMEAEAEAGAELAGELSGDTLESKFLALEAGGANDDDALAELKAKMGLALDAPKGGAAPQLKAGEDKDEDSPGVKETIAGSSLSAEDLKELEDLDLSDLDTGASAK from the coding sequence ATGGGAATCTTCTCCAGACTCGGCACGCTGATCAAGTCCAACATCAACGACCTCATCACCAAGGCTGAGGATCCGGAGAAGATGCTCACCCAGGTGCTGCTGGAAATGCAGCAGCAGCTGGCCGACGCCAAGAAGGCCGTCGCGGTGGCCATCGCCGACGAGAAGAAGCTGCAGAAGCAGACCGTCGCCGAGCAGGACAAGGCGAAGGAGTGGGAGCGCAAGGCGATGGTGGCGGTGCGCGGTGGCGACGACGGCCTCGCGCGCCAGGCGCTCGCGCGCAAGCAGGAGCACGAGAACGTCGCCGGTCAGTTCCAGACCCAGTGGGTCGCGCAGAAGCAGGCGGTCGAGAAGTTGAAGGACGCCCTGCGGCTCCTCAACAACAAGATCGAGGAAGCCAAGCGCAAGAAGAACATCCTCATCGCGCGGAAGAAGCGCGCCGAGGCCCAGCAGCAGATCGCCAACACGATGCAGGGCCTGGGCGACACCAGCGCGTTCGACACGTTCGATCGCATGGCCGACCGGATCGCGCTGATGGAGGCCGAGGCCGAGGCCGGGGCCGAGCTGGCCGGCGAGCTGTCGGGCGACACGCTCGAGTCGAAGTTCCTCGCGCTCGAGGCCGGCGGCGCCAACGACGACGACGCGCTGGCCGAGCTGAAGGCCAAGATGGGCCTGGCCCTCGACGCGCCCAAGGGCGGGGCGGCGCCGCAGCTCAAGGCCGGCGAGGACAAGGACGAGGACAGCCCCGGCGTCAAGGAGACGATCGCGGGCTCGAGCTTGTCGGCCGAGGATCTGAAGGAGCTCGAGGACCTCGACCTGTCGGATCTCGACACCGGCGCCAGCGCCAAGTAG
- the uppS gene encoding di-trans,poly-cis-decaprenylcistransferase: MSALPRHVGIIMDGNGRWAQVRGLPRLEGHRVGAESVRDITRAARELGIEALTLYAFSAQNWARPADEVRGLMELLRDYLHDERAEIMDNQIRLHAIGDLDRLPAMVREPLEALRRDSAHHRGMTLTLALSYGGRESLAAAAAALARDVAAGTVDARAIDADRLGSYLPTAQLPQLDLLVRTSGEQRISNFMLWELAYAELVFIDVMWPDFRRAELGRCLAQYANRERRFGLTGAQLVDDASDVEPTGA; encoded by the coding sequence ATGAGCGCACTGCCACGCCACGTGGGCATCATCATGGACGGCAACGGCCGGTGGGCACAGGTGCGCGGGCTGCCCCGGCTCGAGGGGCACCGGGTCGGCGCCGAGAGCGTCCGGGACATCACCCGGGCCGCCCGGGAGCTCGGCATCGAGGCCCTGACCCTGTACGCGTTTTCGGCCCAGAACTGGGCCCGGCCCGCCGACGAGGTCCGGGGGCTGATGGAGCTCCTGCGCGACTACCTCCACGACGAGCGGGCCGAGATCATGGACAACCAGATCCGGCTGCACGCGATCGGCGACCTCGACCGGCTGCCGGCGATGGTGCGGGAGCCGCTCGAGGCCCTGCGCCGCGACTCGGCCCACCACCGCGGGATGACCCTGACCCTGGCGCTGTCGTACGGCGGCCGCGAGTCGCTGGCCGCCGCCGCGGCCGCGCTGGCGCGGGACGTCGCGGCCGGCACGGTCGACGCCCGCGCGATCGACGCCGACCGGCTCGGCAGCTACCTGCCCACCGCCCAGCTGCCGCAGCTCGACCTGCTCGTGCGCACCAGCGGCGAGCAGCGCATCTCGAACTTCATGCTGTGGGAGCTGGCCTACGCCGAGCTGGTGTTCATCGACGTGATGTGGCCCGACTTCCGGCGCGCCGAGCTGGGGCGCTGCCTGGCGCAGTACGCGAACCGCGAGCGGCGGTTCGGCCTGACCGGCGCCCAGCTCGTCGACGACGCCAGCGACGTCGAGCCGACCGGCGCGTGA
- a CDS encoding phosphatidate cytidylyltransferase, which translates to MALGNLASRFLVAVVAAPVLLLAFYLHTPVATWAIVFAASLLAMYELFSMTLPDRSDRVAGLVFGGLTVLAFYWLHPAALPQTRAWQILAREGSTYPVLFLGVIGPGLYYLFRFRDMTTVATRYAATVFGIFYAGVLLTTAAALKRDGGGNAGGDLVLFVLVVPWVGDTGAYFAGRFLGKHKLYEAVSPKKTWEGAVGGVVGSLVAAIVMKLVRLDHLAWLDLVLLAVPGAMLGQMGDLVESLFKRSTGVKDSGAILPGHGGILDRIDAVLFFAPYVYVYLQVRAFVGAL; encoded by the coding sequence GTGGCCCTCGGCAACCTCGCGTCGCGTTTCCTGGTCGCCGTCGTCGCGGCGCCCGTCCTCCTGCTCGCGTTCTACCTGCACACGCCGGTAGCGACCTGGGCGATCGTGTTCGCGGCGTCGCTCCTGGCGATGTACGAGCTGTTCTCGATGACCCTGCCGGATCGCAGCGATCGGGTGGCGGGGCTGGTGTTCGGCGGCCTGACGGTGCTGGCGTTCTACTGGCTGCACCCGGCGGCGCTGCCCCAGACCCGGGCGTGGCAGATCCTGGCGCGCGAGGGCAGCACCTACCCCGTGCTGTTCCTGGGCGTGATCGGGCCCGGCCTCTACTACCTGTTCCGGTTCCGCGACATGACGACCGTGGCCACGCGCTACGCGGCGACGGTGTTCGGCATCTTCTACGCCGGCGTCCTGCTCACGACCGCGGCCGCGCTCAAGCGCGACGGCGGCGGCAACGCCGGCGGCGACCTCGTGCTGTTCGTGCTGGTCGTGCCGTGGGTCGGCGACACCGGCGCGTACTTCGCCGGCCGGTTCCTCGGCAAGCACAAGCTCTACGAGGCGGTCTCGCCCAAGAAGACCTGGGAGGGCGCGGTCGGCGGCGTCGTCGGCTCGCTCGTCGCCGCGATCGTCATGAAGCTCGTCCGCCTCGACCACCTCGCCTGGCTCGACCTCGTGCTGCTCGCGGTGCCCGGCGCGATGCTCGGCCAGATGGGCGACCTGGTCGAGTCGCTGTTCAAGCGCTCGACCGGCGTCAAGGACTCGGGCGCGATCCTGCCCGGCCACGGCGGCATCCTCGACCGCATCGACGCGGTGCTGTTCTTCGCGCCGTACGTGTACGTGTACCTGCAGGTGCGCGCGTTCGTCGGCGCGCTGTAG
- a CDS encoding serine/threonine protein kinase yields MLPRLGAVTEAGSERAVGTSAPPATSAAPPPRPPEARARPATLGAYRLFERLGVGGNASVYRARRVDTPDAPDVALKRLHPHLLGDDLAIQSLAREARLAYLLDHPVIRRVLSLGREPEELFMTMEYVDGVALTEVLRRARAPLPVRGVLALLRRLCDALHHVHELVDERGASAGIVHRDISPSNLLVSTDGRLKLIDLGVARSQAAEHATNSGFIKGKYGYMAPEVMHGEPFDRRADVFSVGVVAWELLTRTRLYPVGNPPVDLDRVRGRVVPPPSTIEPLCPVELDAIVLRALAGAPEDRWPTCAALGAALARAAGRLGAALTDAAIAELLDPRDVQALPAVPERGRVARPRFPRGTPAEVPTASTQASRAPTATPTPTPVPPTATPTRCPRCRRAFALGAALGALATIAAVLTGAMVLLPATDASVRVAPASAPPRAAGAVAVSVVGAAAVDASPRDAGAVAVSVVGAPAVDASPRDAGVADASPRNVSVVDASAVAAPVAAAAPRDAGVVDAPDAPDAPALDRGLALDVRAADVTRLDGPWPRSRSSDARFRANLCVDAAGAVQSVAVLDGPARLAPRITHALLRWRYQPYRAAGVARPVCFDVEARVRKVRRGG; encoded by the coding sequence GTGCTGCCGCGACTGGGCGCCGTGACCGAGGCGGGCTCGGAGCGCGCGGTGGGGACCTCGGCGCCGCCCGCCACCAGCGCCGCGCCGCCCCCGCGTCCGCCCGAGGCTCGGGCGCGCCCGGCCACGCTCGGCGCCTATCGGCTGTTCGAGCGGCTCGGCGTCGGCGGCAACGCCTCGGTCTACCGGGCGCGACGCGTCGACACGCCCGACGCGCCCGACGTCGCGCTCAAGCGCCTGCACCCGCACCTGCTCGGCGACGACCTGGCGATCCAGTCGCTGGCGCGCGAGGCCCGGCTCGCCTACCTGCTCGATCACCCGGTCATCCGTCGCGTGCTGTCGCTGGGGCGCGAGCCGGAGGAGCTGTTCATGACCATGGAGTACGTCGACGGGGTCGCGCTGACCGAGGTGCTCCGGCGCGCGCGCGCGCCGCTGCCGGTGCGCGGGGTCCTGGCGCTGCTGCGGCGCCTGTGCGACGCGCTCCACCACGTCCACGAGCTGGTCGACGAGCGCGGCGCGTCGGCGGGCATCGTCCACCGCGACATCTCGCCGTCCAACCTGCTGGTGTCGACCGACGGGCGGCTCAAGCTGATCGACCTGGGCGTGGCCCGCTCGCAGGCGGCCGAGCACGCGACCAACTCGGGCTTCATCAAGGGCAAGTACGGCTACATGGCGCCCGAGGTGATGCACGGCGAGCCGTTCGATCGGCGCGCCGACGTGTTCTCGGTCGGCGTGGTCGCGTGGGAGCTGCTGACCCGGACCCGGCTGTACCCGGTCGGCAACCCGCCGGTCGACCTCGACCGCGTGCGCGGGCGCGTGGTGCCGCCGCCGTCGACGATCGAGCCGCTGTGCCCGGTCGAGCTCGACGCGATCGTGCTGCGCGCGCTGGCGGGTGCGCCCGAGGACCGGTGGCCGACGTGCGCGGCGCTGGGCGCGGCCCTGGCGCGGGCGGCTGGCCGGCTGGGGGCGGCGCTGACCGACGCCGCGATCGCCGAGCTGCTGGACCCGCGCGACGTGCAGGCGCTGCCGGCGGTGCCCGAGCGCGGCCGCGTCGCCCGGCCCCGGTTCCCGCGCGGCACGCCGGCCGAGGTCCCGACCGCGTCGACCCAGGCGAGCCGCGCGCCGACGGCGACGCCGACCCCGACGCCGGTGCCACCCACCGCCACGCCGACGCGCTGCCCGCGGTGCCGGCGCGCGTTCGCCCTGGGCGCGGCGCTGGGCGCGCTGGCGACGATCGCGGCGGTGCTCACGGGCGCGATGGTGTTGTTGCCGGCGACCGACGCGTCCGTCCGCGTGGCCCCCGCGAGCGCGCCGCCGCGCGCCGCCGGGGCGGTCGCCGTGTCGGTGGTCGGCGCGGCGGCGGTCGACGCCTCGCCGCGCGACGCCGGGGCGGTCGCCGTGTCGGTGGTCGGCGCGCCGGCGGTCGACGCCTCGCCGCGCGACGCCGGCGTGGCCGACGCCTCGCCGCGCAACGTGTCAGTGGTCGACGCGTCAGCGGTCGCCGCGCCGGTGGCCGCCGCCGCGCCGCGCGATGCCGGGGTGGTCGACGCGCCGGACGCGCCGGACGCGCCCGCGCTCGATCGCGGCCTCGCGCTCGACGTCCGCGCCGCCGACGTCACCCGGCTCGACGGGCCGTGGCCGCGCAGCCGCAGCTCCGACGCGCGCTTCCGCGCCAACCTGTGCGTCGACGCCGCCGGCGCGGTGCAGTCGGTGGCGGTGCTCGACGGGCCCGCGCGCCTGGCGCCGCGCATCACGCACGCGCTCCTGCGCTGGCGCTACCAGCCCTACCGCGCCGCCGGCGTCGCGCGGCCGGTGTGCTTCGACGTCGAGGCCCGCGTGCGCAAGGTCCGCCGCGGCGGGTGA